A single genomic interval of Labrus bergylta chromosome 18, fLabBer1.1, whole genome shotgun sequence harbors:
- the clec14a gene encoding C-type lectin domain family 14 member A: protein MESSVCSTWVYLCMVIIMFRNISADPDPPASYTVHPQQISFEHAMKVCSPGVLTTLSTQQEVSEVLQHVSNKLLNLNQNKFTFWVGLRSLKNECVVPSLPLRGFKWIQDGSQKSEVIHWREEPKHTCTSLRCAALQGEFDGTTVTRWGLIPVTCRNSYQFICKLTPGDRETPVKPAKQQPEPATPEPPGPSTEQPPVPVTHTHQSTPVIHMPDPDSERSAPPETNLKPNTGPDLQGLKPGADPVSGKNTCVRPKDPNDTPGIRSFILDPENSNRIQVECWLSDLVELRCLGHPLVWRLLDDSPVNFSAVCHPCESGFKRDALGHCVDIDECSTTATCRHTCLNSQGSFSCVCSDEDGKHHDEDSLACRDTSADSQNGLLSGILFPVLIAIAAFVVLLVVVAVTVKCCMTRRSKKHDMEKMAMKSKEDKDSFQTANEKTAT from the coding sequence ATGGAGTCAAGTGTCTGCTCAACCTGGGTTTACCTGTGCATGGTCATCATCATGTTCCGAAACATCTCAGCTGATCCCGATCCACCTGCATCCTACACTGTCCATCCCCAGCAGATCAGCTTTGAGCATGCGATGAAGGTCTGCTCCCCCGGCGTCCTCACCACGCTCTCCACCCAACAGGAGGTCTCTGAGGTCCTTCAGCACGTCTCCAACAAGCTCCTTAATCTGAATCAGAACAAGTTCACCTTCTGGGTGGGTCTGAGGAGCCTGAAGAACGAGTGTGTGGTCCCCTCGCTGCCCCTAAGAGGGTTCAAGTGGATCCAGGACGGCAGTCAGAAGTCTGAAGTGATCCACTGGAGGGAGGAGCCTAAACACACCTGTACCTCTTTACGCTGTGCAGCACTGCAGGGGGAGTTTGATGGGACGACAGTGACCAGATGGGGTCTGATCCCGGTCACCTGTAGGAACAGCTACCAGTTCATCTGTAAACTAACACCTGGGGACAGAGAGACCCCCGTCAAACCTGCTAAACAACAACCTGAACCAGCCACACCTGAACCACCTGGACCTTCCACAGAACAACCACCTGtacctgtaacacacacacatcaatctACACCTGTAATACATATGCCAGATCCTGATTCTGAACGTTCTGCCCCACCCGAAACTAATCTGAAGCCTAACACTGGACCAGATCTACAGGGACTTAAACCTGGCGCTGACCCTGTGTCAGGTAAGAATACGTGTGTGCGTCCTAAAGATCCCAACGACACTCCCGGGATCCGGTCATTCATCCTGGACCCTGAGAACAGCAACAGGATCCAGGTGGAGTGCTGGTTGTCTGACCTGGTGGAGCTCAGGTGTTTGGGTCATCCTCTGGTGTGGCGTCTCTTGGATGACTCGCCCGTCAACTTCTCTGCCGTCTGCCATCCGTGCGAAAGCGGCTTCAAGAGAGACGCTTTAGGACACTGTGTGGACATTGACGAGTGCAGCACCACCGCCACCTGCAGGCACACCTGTCTAAACTCTCAGGGCTCCTTCAGTTGCGTCTGCTCTGATGAGGACGGGAAACACCATGACGAGGACTCGCTGGCCTGCAGGGACACTTCTGCAGACAGCCAGAATGGCCTCTTGTCAGGGATCCTCTTCCCCGTGTTGATTGCCATAGCGGCGTTTGTGGTGCTGTTGGTGGTTGTGGCGGTGACGGTGAAGTGCTGCATGACAAGGCGGTCAAAGAAACACGACATGGAGAAGATGGCCATGAAGAGCAAAGAGGACAAGGATTCCTTTCAAACAGCCAATGAGAAGACGGCGACATGA
- the foxa1 gene encoding hepatocyte nuclear factor 3-alpha — translation MLGAVKMEGHEAPDWSGYYSEEMYSPMAGSGMGSGLGMGSMSGYMTNSGTTSGSFNMSYSGTGLSPAPVGGMGGSAQAAMSGLGGGVASMGGALSPSGMSSVSAQQASMGLNPYGGISPTMSPGMAYGGGGLNRSRDNKAFRRSYPHAKPPYSYISLITMAIQQAPSKMLTLSEIYQWIMDLFPYYRQNQQRWQNSIRHSLSFNDCFVKVSRSPDKPGKGSYWTLHPDSGNMFENGCYLRRQKRFKCEKKMSPKSDGRKEQGGGASPSGDSIKPAGLLDSSSLPSSSQVSPPGLDLRGGVGGVSDLKVSGSQLLSSLSLPPHAMTHESQLHLKGDPQYSFNHPFSINNLMSSSEQQHKLDLKAYEALQYSSYSAGGGSLGGRSMESLEASYYQGVYPRPLLNTS, via the exons ATGCTGGGCGCGGTGAAGATGGAAGGGCACGAGGCTCCGGACTGGAGCGGATACTACAGCGAGGAG ATGTACTCTCCAATGGCGGGCAGCGGGATGGGATCTGGTCTTGGGATGGGCTCAATGTCAGGATACATGACCAACAGCGGAACCACGTCGGGATCCTTTAACATGTCGTACAGCGGGACTGGTCTGAGCCCCGCCCCGGTGGGGGGGATGGGCGGCTCAGCCCAGGCAGCCATGTCAGGACTTGGAGGGGGAGTTGCCTCAATGGGCGGGGCTCTGAGCCCGTCCGGTATGAGCTCTGTGTCTGCCCAGCAGGCATCCATGGGTCTGAACCCTTACGGGGGCATTAGTCCCACCATGAGTCCCGGGATGGCGTATGGTGGCGGTGGACTGAACCGTAGCCGTGACAACAAGGCCTTCAGACGGAGCTACCCACATGCCAAACCACCCTACTCCTACATCTCACTCATCACCATGGCGATCCAGCAGGCGCCCAGCAAGATGCTGACCCTGAGCGAGATCTACCAGTGGATCATGGACCTGTTCCCGTACTACAGGCAGAACCAGCAGCGCTGGCAAAACTCCATCCGCCACTCGCTGTCCTTCAACGACTGCTTTGTCAAGGTGTCGCGCTCACCCGACAAACCAGGGAAGGGTTCCTACTGGACCCTGCACCCGGACTCTGGGAACATGTTCGAGAACGGCTGCTACCTACGGCGCCAGAAAAGGTTCAAGTGCGAGAAGAAGATGTCGCCAAAGTCTGACGGCAGGAAGGAGCAGGGGGGAGGAGCCTCTCCCTCTGGGGACTCCATCAAACCTGCTGGACTCTTGGACTCCTCCTCCCTACCCTCCTCCAGCCAGGTGTCTCCTCCTGGCCTGGACCTGCGGGGAGGCGTGGGCGGGGTGTCAGACCTGAAGGTGTCGGGTTCTCAGCTCCTGTCCTCTCTGTCGTTACCTCCCCACGCCATGACACACGAGTCCCAGCTGCACCTGAAGGGAGACCCCCAGTACTCATTTAACCACCCGTTCTCCATCAATAACTTAATGTCGTCCTCGGAGCAGCAGCACAAACTGGACCTGAAGGCCTACGAGGCGCTGCAGTACTCCTCCTACAGTGCTGGGGGGGGCAGCCTCGGGGGGAGGAGCATGGAGTCTCTGGAGGCCTCCTACTACCAGGGGGTCTATCCCAGACCGCTCCTCAACACCTCGTAG
- the sstr1a gene encoding somatostatin receptor type 1 → MQLNTSSPLSSPSSSSSTSSPLPVTLGSLEDGGGGFFLLNDSGNGSLSGGAAPSAGSAALISSIYSVVCLVGLSGNSMVIYVIFRYAKMKTATNLYILNLAVADELLMLSVPFVVTAALLRRWPFGAALCRLVLSVDAINMFTSIYCLTVLSVDRYIAVVHPLRASRYRRPTVAKLVNVCVWMFSLLVILPIILFSSTAPNSDGSVACNMQMPEPERRWMAAFAVYAFLMGFLFPVLAIVLCYALILSQLRVVALRAGWQQRRSSERKITVMVTVVVSVFVVCWMPFHVVQLVGVFLQRHDPTLSQLAVVLGYANSCANPLLYGFLSDNFRRSFQRILCVRWMEAPEEPLDYLDYFSTALKSRRLSLDQDQEEQDRPRPHNTCSRM, encoded by the coding sequence atgcagctgaacacctcctcccctctctcctccccctcttcttcctcctccacctcgtCTCCTCTCCCGGTCACTCTCGGCTCTCTGGAGGACGGTGGCGGGGGTTTCTTCCTTCTGAATGACTCCGGTAACGGCTCCCTGTCCGGCGGAGCGGCGCCCTCGGCGGGCAGCGCGGCTCTCATCTCGTCCATCTACTCGGTGGTTTGTCTGGTTGGTCTGAGCGGGAACTCCATGGTCATCTACGTCATCTTCCGGTATGCTAAGATGAAAACGGCCACTAACCTGTACATCCTGAACCTGGCGGTGGCCGACGAACTGCTAATGCTCAGTGTGCCGTTCGTCGTCACCGCCGCGCTGCTGCGCCGCTGGCCGTTTGGCGCGGCGCTGTGCCGCCTCGTGCTCAGCGTGGACGCCATCAACATGTTCACGAGCATCTACTGCCTAACGGTGCTCAGCGTGGACCGGTACATTGCGGTCGTCCACCCGCTGCGGGCGTCCCGGTACCGACGGCCCACGGTGGCCAAACTTGTGAACGTGTGCGTGTGGATGTTCTCCCTGCTGGTCATCCTTCCCatcatcctcttctcctccactGCGCCCAACTCGGACGGCTCGGTGGCTTGTAACATGCAGATGCCGGAGCCTGAGAGGCGATGGATGGCGGCGTTCGCAGTCTACGCCTTCCTGATGGGCTTCCTGTTTCCGGTTCTTGCCATCGTGCTGTGCTACGCGCTCATCCTCAGTCAGCTCCGCGTGGTGGCGCTGCGGGCCGGCTGGCAGCAGAGGCGGAGCTCTGAGAGGAAGATCACGGTGAtggtgacggtggtggtgtcgGTGTTCGTGGTGTGCTGGATGCCGTTCCACGTGGTGCAACTGGTGGGCGTGTTCCTGCAGCGTCATGACCCCACCCTCAGCCAGCTGGCCGTCGTCCTTGGGTACGCCAACAGCTGCGCCAACCCTCTGCTTTACGGCTTCCTGTCCGACAACTTCAGACGCTCCTTCCAGAGGATCCTGTGTGTGCGCTGGATGGAGGCCCCCGAGGAGCCCCTGGACTACCTGGACTACTTTAGCACGGCCCTGAAGAGTAGACGCCTCAGCCTGGACCAGGACCAGGAGGAGCAGGACAGGCCCCGCCCCCACAACACCTGCTCCAGGATGTAG